In Deltaproteobacteria bacterium, the following proteins share a genomic window:
- a CDS encoding TraR/DksA C4-type zinc finger protein gives MISKDEIEQIRERLLADRVRLLESAKGTLSTMNEPNPDDLNDEVDHATLEQHETVDLRLRDREAGLLTKIDETLRRIDADSDEFGFCGNCGGEIGFKRLLARPVATLCIRCKEEQEGLERGYADA, from the coding sequence ATGATTTCAAAGGACGAGATCGAACAGATCCGCGAAAGACTGCTCGCGGATCGGGTACGACTGCTCGAGAGCGCGAAGGGGACGCTGAGCACGATGAACGAGCCCAACCCCGACGACCTCAACGACGAGGTCGACCACGCGACGCTCGAGCAGCACGAAACGGTGGACCTGCGCCTGCGCGACCGCGAGGCGGGCCTGCTCACGAAGATCGACGAAACGCTCCGGCGCATCGACGCGGATTCGGACGAGTTCGGATTCTGCGGAAACTGCGGCGGAGAAATCGGCTTCAAGCGCCTGCTCGCGCGGCCGGTCGCCACGCTGTGCATCCGATGCAAGGAAGAGCAGGAGGGCCTGGAGCGCGGTTACGCCGACGCGTGA
- a CDS encoding heparinase II/III family protein, with protein sequence MSRRSVVALSVLALLSLANVSHALPEPTGPWHSEISEYPRLFFEPGDVDDLRDRVDREPYTTLMNRVRSRAAGGWSPTVPDTYDVNRENANGDVAKCAAFTAIIDENAAMADKAADILEVLATDFGAWSYELIDDDIHIAEAMHGYVAAFDFLAGSGYIDDTRLDAIAARLGTMVANLYADYCDQLAWWGEFSLSNHHIKIDGALGMAGMVLNERDDSLKWVSFAVTEGMHRLYDVMLAGDGAYGEGPGYGTYSALQHLPFILAYDRLVGETETVFQRDWCLLGPDCTWSEVEVANPLDNPLLHEMSRWYVDIRMPDGAYAPVDDANQYGYFNGLVAAALGDGVLAWDWLENDRFPLYSNYINELSPEFIAFFDDALDPTPPDFTHVVEPERGYAVFRTGWDAGDAWAMMLAEHGGARLGGLGHEQGDNLSVTLYNRGRYLLIDPGYIEWSSRWGVAKGNHHNVPTVNAEGPPSPIWMILGGTDAFITDAQTDGAVAFARGASSWYGAQFERMTFFAEDDYVIVLDHMRHHLPRTFGVLWNGVGGGDTGDAYTLLANGAQWEPDDAGVEVRVAGDKGSLVVTDRENEHGWTWSQTQTHRTLDVRAPYAANVAAFVSAGLPYVPGVEDPRGFTQIPVDGAAAVRVTGDTAVFALAQPGSVQRSFTKTQTGSLALATNGRFAFMQVAPGAKSGGVYIDAKTVMTLGAHQFTTDGGRVFAEWNGARWTFRFGDAGGALTWNRGGTVTGSGGGVSAIATPTGTRINAPGAGWITIDTTPRYDFVSPRFGLAAPDGR encoded by the coding sequence ATGTCGCGTCGAAGCGTTGTCGCCCTGTCTGTCCTCGCGCTCCTCTCGCTCGCGAACGTCTCGCACGCCTTGCCCGAGCCGACGGGCCCGTGGCACTCCGAGATCAGTGAGTACCCACGCCTGTTCTTCGAGCCCGGCGACGTGGACGACCTGCGCGATCGCGTGGACCGCGAGCCTTACACGACGCTCATGAATCGGGTGCGTTCCCGGGCCGCGGGCGGCTGGAGCCCGACGGTCCCCGACACCTACGACGTGAATCGCGAAAACGCCAACGGCGACGTGGCGAAATGCGCCGCGTTCACCGCGATCATCGACGAAAACGCCGCGATGGCCGACAAGGCCGCGGACATTCTCGAAGTGCTGGCGACGGATTTCGGCGCGTGGAGCTACGAGCTGATCGACGACGACATCCACATTGCCGAGGCGATGCACGGCTACGTCGCGGCGTTCGATTTCCTCGCGGGGTCCGGCTATATCGACGACACACGTCTCGACGCCATTGCCGCGCGGCTCGGCACGATGGTGGCGAACCTCTACGCGGATTACTGCGACCAGCTCGCATGGTGGGGCGAGTTTTCGCTCTCCAATCACCACATCAAGATCGACGGCGCGCTCGGCATGGCGGGCATGGTGCTCAACGAGCGCGACGATTCCCTGAAGTGGGTCAGTTTCGCGGTGACCGAGGGCATGCACCGGCTCTACGACGTGATGCTCGCGGGCGACGGCGCGTACGGCGAGGGCCCGGGATACGGCACCTACAGCGCATTGCAGCACCTGCCCTTCATCCTCGCATACGACCGCCTCGTCGGCGAAACCGAGACGGTCTTTCAGCGTGATTGGTGCCTGCTCGGGCCCGACTGCACGTGGAGCGAGGTCGAGGTCGCCAACCCGCTCGACAACCCGCTGCTGCACGAGATGAGCCGCTGGTATGTCGACATCCGCATGCCCGACGGCGCGTACGCCCCGGTGGACGACGCGAACCAGTACGGCTACTTCAACGGTCTGGTTGCCGCGGCGCTGGGCGACGGCGTGCTCGCGTGGGACTGGCTCGAAAATGACCGCTTCCCGCTTTATTCCAACTACATCAACGAACTTTCGCCGGAGTTCATCGCGTTCTTCGACGACGCGCTCGACCCCACGCCGCCCGACTTCACGCACGTGGTGGAACCGGAGCGCGGATACGCGGTGTTTCGCACGGGCTGGGACGCGGGCGACGCGTGGGCGATGATGCTCGCCGAACATGGCGGCGCGCGCCTCGGCGGCCTCGGCCACGAGCAGGGCGACAACCTGTCAGTCACGCTCTACAACCGCGGGCGTTACCTGCTCATCGATCCCGGCTACATCGAGTGGAGCAGCCGGTGGGGCGTGGCCAAGGGCAATCACCACAACGTCCCGACGGTGAACGCCGAGGGCCCGCCGTCGCCGATCTGGATGATCCTCGGCGGCACCGACGCCTTCATCACCGACGCGCAGACGGACGGCGCGGTCGCGTTCGCTCGCGGCGCCAGCTCGTGGTACGGCGCGCAGTTCGAGCGCATGACGTTCTTCGCCGAGGACGATTACGTGATCGTGCTCGACCACATGCGCCACCACCTGCCGCGCACCTTCGGCGTACTGTGGAACGGCGTGGGCGGCGGCGACACGGGCGACGCCTACACCCTGCTCGCGAACGGCGCGCAATGGGAGCCGGACGACGCGGGGGTCGAGGTGCGCGTGGCGGGCGACAAGGGATCGCTCGTCGTGACGGACCGCGAAAACGAACACGGCTGGACGTGGAGCCAGACGCAAACGCACCGCACCCTCGACGTGCGCGCGCCTTACGCCGCCAACGTCGCGGCCTTCGTCAGCGCGGGACTGCCCTACGTTCCCGGCGTCGAGGACCCACGCGGCTTCACGCAGATTCCCGTGGACGGCGCGGCGGCGGTGCGCGTGACCGGCGACACGGCGGTCTTTGCCCTCGCGCAGCCCGGCTCGGTTCAGCGCTCGTTCACCAAGACGCAGACGGGATCGCTCGCGCTCGCCACGAACGGGCGCTTCGCGTTTATGCAGGTCGCGCCGGGTGCGAAAAGCGGCGGGGTTTACATCGACGCGAAAACGGTGATGACGCTGGGCGCGCACCAGTTCACGACCGATGGCGGGCGCGTCTTCGCCGAGTGGAACGGCGCGCGCTGGACGTTCCGATTCGGCGACGCGGGTGGCGCGCTTACGTGGAATCGCGGCGGCACGGTGACGGGCTCCGGCGGCGGCGTCAGCGCGATCGCGACGCCGACCGGCACGCGCATCAATGCTCCCGGCGCGGGGTGGATCACGATCGACACGACGCCGCGCTACGACTTCGTTTCGCCTCGTTTCGGTTTGGCCGCGCCTGACGGGCGTTAG
- a CDS encoding rubredoxin gives MKSWLCKVCGYLYEPEKGDPEGGIAPGTPFADIPDDWACPLCGVGKEMFEEYDD, from the coding sequence ATGAAGAGTTGGTTGTGCAAGGTGTGCGGCTACCTGTACGAGCCGGAGAAGGGCGACCCCGAGGGCGGTATCGCACCGGGCACGCCGTTCGCGGACATTCCCGACGACTGGGCCTGCCCGCTGTGCGGCGTCGGCAAGGAAATGTTCGAGGAGTACGACGACTGA
- a CDS encoding metallophosphoesterase — translation MSRITRPLVIALLLAAASFAVADQLPRGRTGQGVIRPENAKPVDETQLVLVAEPEVEVDGLKANIRFRTAAPAPAATVYFGTFEPDQQWTIPRYRRAAKEIRADMGTEHVVELKLGSLMAPEVDLVGAAKAGGAVVPYRIEVYDAKSARTVFFDRVFAFQDGKRAPTIAEGPFVDLVDASSAVISWETDLPTRGEVIAAGKRFSAPGTSTHFEIPITGLKSGAQTPYRVRIESGDFAFESREFAFKTDDPSSGELVFASFGDSREGVGGGESQFGGTNYRTLARFFTAAAESGAEFIIHSGDLVNGYTTSSTDFAMQLAAFKRASGIVGHSVPVYEAMGNHEIVMDSFDVDGVGVVSFDKTGEDSSEAAFARAFVNPRNGPKADAPGAPTYDENVYTFDRGRCRFVVFNNNYWWSSHAETYGGNLEGYVMDDQFAWMVRVFNEAKNDSRIDHVFLVAQEAMYPNGGHVADAMWYHGGDPAKNDGVDRRYVVARRDEIWRAFVGTGKAAAAIFGDEHNYNRTWIGDELDPSYGGGAWQIISGGAGAPYYARETNVPWAKFVKTFSARENWALFRVKGSRVEIEVRSFAGELIDRAVLKD, via the coding sequence ATGTCCCGCATCACCCGGCCGCTCGTCATCGCGCTTCTTCTCGCCGCCGCATCGTTCGCCGTCGCGGACCAGCTTCCGCGCGGTCGAACGGGCCAGGGCGTCATCCGCCCAGAAAATGCGAAGCCCGTGGACGAAACGCAGCTCGTGCTCGTCGCGGAGCCCGAGGTGGAGGTTGACGGGCTGAAGGCAAACATCCGCTTTCGCACCGCCGCTCCCGCGCCCGCCGCGACGGTGTACTTCGGCACCTTCGAGCCCGACCAGCAATGGACCATCCCGCGATACCGCCGCGCGGCAAAGGAAATTCGCGCCGACATGGGGACGGAGCACGTCGTCGAGCTGAAGCTGGGTTCGCTGATGGCGCCGGAGGTCGATCTCGTCGGCGCGGCGAAGGCGGGCGGCGCGGTGGTGCCGTATCGAATCGAAGTGTACGACGCGAAATCGGCGCGCACGGTGTTTTTCGACCGCGTCTTCGCGTTTCAGGATGGGAAACGCGCGCCCACGATCGCCGAAGGTCCATTCGTCGATCTGGTGGACGCGAGTTCCGCCGTAATCTCGTGGGAAACCGACCTGCCCACGCGCGGCGAGGTGATCGCGGCCGGGAAGCGGTTTTCCGCTCCGGGCACATCGACGCACTTCGAGATCCCGATCACGGGGCTCAAATCGGGCGCGCAAACGCCGTATCGCGTGCGGATCGAATCGGGCGACTTCGCGTTCGAGAGCCGGGAGTTCGCGTTCAAGACCGACGACCCGTCGTCCGGCGAACTGGTCTTCGCGTCGTTCGGCGACAGCCGCGAGGGCGTGGGCGGCGGCGAATCGCAGTTCGGCGGCACGAACTACCGCACGCTCGCCCGGTTTTTCACGGCGGCGGCCGAGTCGGGCGCGGAGTTCATCATCCACTCGGGCGACCTGGTGAACGGCTACACGACGAGCAGCACCGACTTTGCGATGCAGCTCGCGGCCTTCAAACGCGCGTCGGGCATCGTGGGCCACTCGGTGCCGGTTTACGAGGCGATGGGCAACCACGAGATCGTGATGGACAGCTTCGACGTGGACGGCGTCGGCGTCGTGTCGTTCGACAAAACGGGCGAGGACTCGAGCGAGGCGGCGTTCGCGCGGGCGTTCGTCAATCCGCGCAACGGACCGAAAGCCGACGCGCCCGGCGCGCCGACGTACGACGAAAACGTTTACACCTTCGATCGCGGGCGTTGCCGCTTCGTCGTCTTCAACAACAACTATTGGTGGTCGAGCCACGCCGAGACGTATGGCGGCAACCTCGAAGGCTACGTGATGGACGACCAGTTCGCGTGGATGGTGCGCGTGTTCAACGAGGCGAAGAACGACTCGCGCATCGATCACGTCTTTCTCGTTGCGCAGGAAGCGATGTACCCCAACGGCGGCCATGTCGCGGATGCGATGTGGTACCACGGCGGCGACCCGGCGAAAAACGACGGCGTCGACCGTCGCTACGTAGTGGCGCGGCGCGACGAGATCTGGCGCGCGTTCGTCGGCACGGGCAAGGCGGCGGCCGCGATCTTCGGCGATGAACACAACTACAACCGCACATGGATCGGCGACGAGCTCGATCCGTCCTACGGCGGCGGCGCGTGGCAGATCATCTCGGGTGGAGCCGGCGCGCCCTACTACGCGCGCGAAACGAACGTGCCCTGGGCGAAGTTCGTGAAGACATTCAGCGCGCGCGAAAACTGGGCGCTCTTTCGCGTGAAGGGTTCGCGCGTCGAGATCGAGGTTCGGTCGTTCGCCGGCGAACTCATCGACCGAGCGGTTCTGAAAGACTAA
- a CDS encoding site-2 protease family protein, whose product MNPAEARPRPLLHLILFVLTIASVYASTRPGNPLAVFIHPSALDSFVFALAVMAILLAHELGHYFAGLAHRVALTLPYFIPAPFAFGTMGAIIRSKRIARRAHLLDMGVGGPLAGAALAVPFAVIGISLSHVEALPADGFAILLGDSLLFRAIVFWTHGPIAPGADIYLHPLALAAWFGLLVTALNLMPAGQLDGGHIVKALAGRAHATVSRLVFLGLCFWGAFGDALVVDPRLGVSGAIYAAACTYVALTKTPPPHARKILLALFLAHMTVVSWIEVEAVSAPWLVWTLMLYVFRLDHPDVEDPAAPLDSARIAAGWLSLALFVVTFVPVPIRVLAGS is encoded by the coding sequence ATGAATCCCGCCGAAGCCAGGCCCCGCCCGCTCCTTCATCTCATCCTGTTTGTCCTCACGATCGCGTCCGTGTACGCGTCCACGCGTCCCGGCAATCCGCTCGCCGTCTTCATCCACCCCAGCGCCCTCGACAGTTTCGTCTTCGCCCTCGCCGTCATGGCGATCCTGCTCGCGCACGAGCTCGGCCACTACTTCGCGGGACTCGCGCACCGCGTGGCGCTGACGCTGCCGTATTTCATTCCCGCCCCGTTCGCCTTCGGTACGATGGGCGCGATCATTCGCTCGAAACGCATCGCGCGGCGCGCGCACCTGCTCGACATGGGCGTGGGCGGCCCGCTGGCCGGCGCGGCGCTGGCGGTGCCGTTCGCGGTGATCGGCATTTCCCTGTCGCACGTCGAAGCCCTTCCCGCGGACGGCTTCGCGATTCTGCTCGGCGACAGCCTGCTCTTTCGCGCGATCGTCTTTTGGACGCACGGCCCCATCGCCCCCGGCGCGGACATCTACCTGCACCCGCTCGCGCTGGCGGCGTGGTTCGGCCTGCTGGTCACGGCGCTCAACCTGATGCCCGCGGGCCAGCTCGACGGCGGACACATCGTCAAGGCGCTCGCCGGGCGCGCGCACGCCACCGTGTCGCGGCTCGTGTTTCTCGGGCTGTGTTTTTGGGGAGCTTTCGGCGACGCACTGGTCGTCGATCCGCGTCTCGGCGTCTCCGGCGCGATCTACGCCGCGGCTTGCACCTACGTCGCGTTGACAAAAACGCCTCCGCCCCACGCGCGAAAAATCCTGCTCGCGCTGTTTCTCGCGCACATGACGGTCGTCTCGTGGATCGAGGTCGAGGCCGTCAGCGCACCCTGGCTCGTGTGGACGCTCATGCTCTACGTGTTTCGGCTCGACCACCCCGACGTGGAAGACCCGGCCGCGCCGCTCGATTCGGCCCGCATCGCCGCGGGTTGGCTGAGCCTCGCGCTGTTCGTCGTGACCTTCGTGCCGGTGCCCATCCGGGTGCTGGCCGGTTCGTGA
- a CDS encoding SGNH/GDSL hydrolase family protein, with translation MSASAWSPRIDVRIFAAPAIVALAWAAGLAASVLVVPADVRGFVASALRDAVPATTILLAALWHAALLVLARPLELPRTSAHVSAAYVYVVAAAWGDGVAMAVAAAIGLADLVLASKRARRISPWLFGGLAVALFLPLAIVTMRAGIPPANAFGSALVVALVAVAVRREPLGEILRDELAVLAASALAGFAALAAMQFAVHDFVFAPVAALVAWGAHHARGLQRRQTNVRAFHAAMIFTVMAGFASVDLALAPMKILLPEAVPNPAARVADRPEGERVVPPGFFNNDGDPAGWWIQTGFFRSGPPSPDKELGTIRVVVQGSSTTACMNLDHIEEVWTHVMERSLNATNPGRPVEVVNAGIPGTTTLAMLLNLRAAILPLGPDFIVLYAGANDAAYGHGPLTQRQIYDLARAGAFERDAQEDVRVFGRADDAPSAMRVAVARHLMRSTLYRLLAARIFAVRAAQPALASLVPAVPAVPLADFARNLNEFADECARAGVRLIFVGEGVRIDIDDYKAVMKDLAAARGIPYIDAQPIFSACPGPLETLIFDTVHLTPEGSRCLGEGLAVELRTRGLLAGDTP, from the coding sequence ATGTCGGCATCCGCCTGGTCCCCGCGCATCGATGTTCGGATTTTCGCCGCGCCCGCGATCGTCGCGCTCGCGTGGGCGGCGGGGCTCGCGGCGTCCGTGCTGGTCGTCCCGGCCGACGTGCGGGGCTTCGTCGCATCGGCACTCCGGGACGCCGTGCCCGCGACGACGATCCTCCTCGCCGCCCTGTGGCACGCGGCCCTCCTCGTGCTCGCACGCCCGCTCGAACTTCCGCGCACGTCGGCGCATGTGTCCGCCGCTTATGTGTATGTGGTCGCCGCGGCGTGGGGCGACGGCGTCGCCATGGCGGTCGCCGCCGCCATCGGTCTCGCCGATCTCGTCCTCGCGTCGAAGCGGGCGCGTCGCATTTCGCCATGGCTTTTCGGCGGGTTGGCGGTCGCGCTTTTCCTGCCGCTCGCGATCGTCACCATGCGGGCGGGCATCCCTCCGGCGAATGCGTTCGGTTCGGCGCTGGTCGTCGCGCTGGTCGCGGTCGCGGTGCGTCGCGAGCCGCTCGGCGAGATCCTTCGCGATGAACTCGCCGTGCTCGCGGCGTCGGCGCTCGCGGGGTTTGCGGCGCTCGCGGCGATGCAGTTTGCGGTACACGACTTCGTCTTCGCGCCCGTCGCGGCGCTCGTCGCGTGGGGCGCTCATCACGCGCGCGGCCTGCAGCGGCGGCAAACGAATGTGCGCGCCTTTCACGCGGCGATGATCTTCACGGTGATGGCGGGCTTCGCGTCGGTCGATCTCGCGCTCGCGCCAATGAAGATCCTGCTGCCCGAGGCGGTGCCCAACCCCGCCGCGCGCGTGGCGGACCGCCCCGAGGGCGAGCGCGTGGTGCCGCCCGGATTCTTCAACAACGACGGCGACCCCGCCGGATGGTGGATCCAGACCGGCTTTTTCCGTTCCGGACCGCCGAGTCCGGACAAAGAGCTTGGCACGATCCGCGTCGTCGTGCAGGGTTCGTCCACCACCGCGTGCATGAACCTCGACCATATCGAGGAGGTCTGGACGCACGTGATGGAACGGAGCCTCAATGCGACGAATCCGGGGCGGCCTGTCGAGGTCGTCAACGCGGGGATTCCGGGCACCACGACGCTCGCAATGCTTCTCAACCTGCGCGCGGCGATCCTGCCGCTCGGCCCTGATTTCATCGTGCTCTACGCGGGCGCGAACGACGCGGCTTACGGCCACGGCCCGCTCACGCAGCGCCAGATCTACGACCTCGCCCGCGCGGGAGCATTCGAGCGCGACGCCCAGGAGGACGTGCGCGTTTTCGGACGGGCGGATGATGCGCCCTCCGCAATGCGTGTCGCCGTCGCACGGCATCTGATGCGCTCGACGCTCTACCGGCTTCTCGCCGCGCGAATCTTCGCCGTGCGCGCGGCACAGCCTGCGCTCGCATCGCTCGTCCCCGCCGTGCCGGCCGTGCCGCTGGCCGACTTCGCGCGCAACCTGAACGAGTTCGCCGACGAATGCGCGCGCGCGGGCGTTCGGCTCATCTTCGTCGGCGAAGGGGTGCGCATCGACATCGACGATTACAAGGCGGTGATGAAAGACCTGGCCGCCGCGCGCGGCATCCCATACATCGACGCGCAGCCGATCTTCTCCGCATGCCCCGGCCCGCTGGAAACCTTGATCTTCGACACGGTCCACCTCACTCCGGAAGGCTCGCGCTGCCTCGGCGAGGGGCTCGCCGTTGAATTGCGGACACGCGGACTGCTCGCGGGGGACACACCGTGA
- a CDS encoding SRPBCC family protein: MPGAKRDIVINANARKCYEVIADFERYPDFVEEMKKVRVLSHTGDRWRVEYTIHIVKDIVYTLDLTGVPGKSLTWTLHSGWFKRNDGGWTLEELGPGKTRATYTVDIDVGPLVPKKILDMAVGQNFPAMLERFKKRIETGV, from the coding sequence ATGCCCGGAGCGAAACGCGACATCGTCATCAACGCGAACGCGCGGAAGTGCTACGAGGTCATCGCCGACTTCGAGCGCTATCCCGACTTCGTCGAGGAGATGAAGAAGGTGCGGGTGCTCTCGCACACCGGGGATCGCTGGCGCGTCGAGTACACCATCCACATCGTCAAGGACATCGTCTACACGCTCGATCTCACCGGCGTGCCGGGCAAGAGCCTGACGTGGACGCTGCACTCGGGCTGGTTCAAGCGCAACGACGGCGGGTGGACCCTCGAGGAACTCGGACCGGGCAAAACGCGCGCCACCTACACGGTCGATATCGACGTGGGTCCGCTCGTCCCCAAGAAGATCCTCGACATGGCGGTGGGGCAGAATTTCCCGGCGATGCTCGAGCGCTTCAAGAAGCGCATCGAGACGGGCGTCTAG
- a CDS encoding RNA polymerase sigma factor — protein sequence MLIVLIVMTPRDGASKFDSRLEELMERYADGDEAAFAALYAELRPVIAGRLMRKAGVELAEDIVQATFLKLHAHRANYRTGTAVLPWVFTIADRLLIDAFRKRGRDPARPSDELPDPGAWDAHVDPFLSEAVRAAIETLPEYQRVVVVMHVFEGLDLHEVAERLGLEPTTVRVRKHRAWASLREKLGALMEGR from the coding sequence ATGCTCATCGTGCTGATTGTGATGACGCCCCGGGACGGCGCCTCGAAATTCGATTCCCGGCTCGAAGAGCTGATGGAGCGCTACGCCGACGGCGACGAGGCGGCCTTCGCGGCGCTCTACGCCGAGCTGCGGCCCGTGATCGCCGGCCGCCTGATGCGCAAGGCCGGCGTCGAATTGGCCGAGGACATCGTGCAGGCGACGTTTCTGAAGCTCCACGCGCACCGCGCGAATTATCGCACCGGCACCGCCGTTCTGCCCTGGGTCTTCACCATCGCCGACCGGCTGCTCATCGATGCCTTTCGCAAACGCGGGCGCGATCCCGCGCGGCCCTCCGACGAACTCCCCGATCCCGGCGCGTGGGATGCGCACGTCGATCCCTTTCTCTCCGAAGCGGTGCGCGCCGCCATCGAGACGCTGCCCGAGTACCAGCGCGTTGTCGTCGTGATGCACGTCTTCGAGGGACTCGACCTGCACGAGGTGGCCGAGCGACTGGGCCTCGAACCCACGACCGTGCGCGTGCGCAAACATCGCGCGTGGGCGTCGCTGCGCGAAAAGCTCGGCGCGCTGATGGAGGGCCGATGA
- a CDS encoding Crp/Fnr family transcriptional regulator, translated as MKTSTQPESKILKTLMAIGHEVYLGIVRSRVYRRSEVLFSEGDESRSIHVVKKGSVRLVKQDPSGRDRVIGIFGEGDTIGAAEVLTGSPYLVTAVARGKVVTAKIPFRALRELAMRHPALAFAVGEDLGHTFAGVLGSVEHLSVGRAQERIASLLVSLAERWPGETPGQIPIGLTRQEIADMAGVTVETCIRTISKFKTDGLIRQFPRKSMVIDVAALQSLAGAA; from the coding sequence ATGAAGACATCGACGCAGCCCGAATCGAAAATCCTCAAGACCCTGATGGCGATCGGACACGAGGTTTACCTCGGCATCGTGCGTTCGCGCGTGTACCGCCGGAGCGAAGTGCTGTTTTCCGAGGGCGACGAGTCCCGCTCCATTCACGTCGTGAAAAAGGGCAGCGTGCGCCTGGTGAAGCAGGACCCGTCGGGCCGCGATCGCGTGATCGGAATCTTCGGCGAGGGCGACACCATCGGCGCGGCCGAGGTGCTGACCGGCTCGCCCTATCTCGTGACCGCCGTCGCCCGCGGCAAGGTCGTCACGGCCAAGATCCCGTTCCGCGCTCTGCGCGAACTGGCCATGCGCCACCCGGCGCTCGCGTTCGCGGTGGGCGAGGACCTCGGCCACACCTTCGCGGGCGTGCTGGGGAGCGTCGAGCATCTGTCGGTGGGGCGCGCGCAGGAGCGCATCGCGTCGCTGCTCGTGTCGCTGGCCGAGCGCTGGCCGGGCGAGACGCCGGGGCAGATCCCCATCGGCCTCACGCGACAGGAGATCGCCGACATGGCCGGCGTCACCGTCGAGACCTGCATCCGCACGATCTCGAAATTCAAGACGGACGGTCTGATCCGGCAGTTCCCGCGCAAGTCGATGGTGATCGACGTGGCCGCGCTCCAGTCGCTGGCCGGCGCGGCGTAG
- a CDS encoding zinc ribbon domain-containing protein encodes MPVYEYAPVSGECAECKGRFEVFQKLSDDKLTHCPRCGQACRRLVSAPAINTRPDSAVLSADNIAKHGFTQYKRERDGTYKKTAGKGPDTIVK; translated from the coding sequence ATGCCCGTTTACGAATACGCGCCGGTTTCGGGCGAGTGCGCCGAGTGCAAAGGCCGATTCGAGGTGTTTCAGAAACTCTCGGACGACAAGCTCACGCACTGCCCGCGCTGCGGACAGGCGTGCCGCCGCCTCGTCAGCGCGCCCGCGATCAACACGCGCCCGGACTCGGCGGTGCTCTCGGCGGACAACATCGCGAAACACGGCTTCACGCAGTACAAGCGCGAGCGCGACGGCACGTACAAGAAGACCGCCGGCAAAGGGCCCGACACGATCGTGAAGTGA
- a CDS encoding Glu/Leu/Phe/Val dehydrogenase — protein MTAKRSLYQNVVDQFDRTADLIRLDPDIRKILRCTTNEIVVNFPVKMDDGHVEMFTGYRVQHNNALGPYKGGLRYHPSVSIDEVRALAAWMTWKSAIANIPFGGAKGGIQFDPSGFSRREIEHITRRFAFSLGNDIGPDYDIPAPDMNTNAQIMAWIMDTYLSSLPPHERQRSIHVVTGKPIRSGGSLGRDKATGQGVVYVLEAWAKDHGVDLSKSTFFVQGFGNVGSWASRILCALGATLVGVEDATGAIWRREGLDPEALAVYVAERRGVAGFPGSTPLGHDDFLAIDAEIFIPAAMENQVTADNADALRARIVIEGANGPIDPDADRMLAARGVTVIPDVLANAGGVTVSYFEWLQNKRLEFWDLEEVDHKLHKIVTSSYARVFARRREYDCDWRTASYVEALTHLETVYKERGIFP, from the coding sequence ATGACCGCAAAACGCAGCCTGTACCAGAACGTCGTCGATCAATTCGACCGCACCGCCGACCTGATCCGCCTCGACCCCGACATCCGAAAAATCCTGCGCTGCACGACGAACGAAATCGTCGTGAACTTTCCCGTGAAAATGGACGACGGGCACGTGGAGATGTTCACGGGTTATCGCGTGCAGCACAACAACGCGCTGGGCCCGTACAAGGGGGGACTGCGTTACCACCCCTCGGTGTCGATCGACGAGGTTCGCGCGCTGGCGGCGTGGATGACGTGGAAGTCGGCGATCGCCAACATCCCGTTCGGCGGGGCCAAGGGCGGTATCCAGTTCGATCCGTCCGGCTTTTCCCGCCGCGAGATCGAGCACATCACGCGCCGTTTCGCGTTTTCGCTCGGCAACGACATCGGTCCCGATTACGACATCCCCGCGCCCGACATGAACACCAATGCGCAGATCATGGCGTGGATCATGGATACGTATCTGTCGTCGCTGCCGCCGCACGAGCGCCAGCGTTCGATCCACGTGGTGACGGGCAAACCGATCCGCTCGGGCGGGAGCCTGGGGCGCGACAAGGCGACGGGGCAGGGCGTGGTGTACGTGCTCGAGGCGTGGGCAAAGGACCACGGCGTCGATCTGTCGAAGTCGACGTTTTTCGTTCAGGGCTTCGGCAATGTGGGGTCGTGGGCGTCGCGGATTCTGTGCGCGCTCGGGGCGACGCTCGTCGGCGTCGAGGACGCGACGGGCGCGATCTGGCGGCGCGAGGGGCTCGATCCCGAGGCGCTCGCCGTTTACGTGGCCGAGCGGCGCGGGGTCGCCGGGTTTCCGGGCTCGACGCCGCTGGGTCACGACGATTTTCTCGCGATCGACGCCGAAATCTTCATCCCCGCCGCGATGGAGAATCAGGTCACCGCGGACAACGCCGACGCGCTGCGCGCGCGCATCGTGATCGAGGGCGCGAACGGTCCCATCGATCCCGACGCTGACCGCATGCTCGCCGCGCGCGGGGTGACCGTGATCCCGGACGTGCTCGCCAACGCGGGCGGCGTCACCGTGAGCTACTTCGAGTGGCTTCAGAATAAGCGTCTCGAGTTTTGGGATCTCGAGGAGGTCGATCACAAGCTGCACAAGATCGTCACGTCGTCGTACGCGCGCGTGTTCGCGCGGCGGCGAGAATACGACTGTGATTGGCGCACGGCCTCCTACGTCGAGGCGCTCACGCACCTCGAAACCGTTTACAAGGAACGCGGCATCTTTCCGTAA